A region from the Paenarthrobacter aurescens genome encodes:
- a CDS encoding methyltransferase domain-containing protein has translation MNAQQPEDVYTHGHHESVVRAHASRTVENSAAFVIPHLTPGTSVLDVGCGPGSITCDFAGLVAPGQVIGLDRSADIIAQATELATDRGVDNVTFQTGNIYDLDFEDESFDLVHAHQVLQHLTDPVAALREMRRVAKPGAIVAVRDADFHGMSWYPEIPELDDWMELYQKIARRNGAEPDAGRRLVSWAHQAGFTQVAPTSSNWLYATAQQRAWQSRVWSERVLHSAFAEQALEYGFANEADLARIAAGWHRWGATEDGFFLIPNGEVIARA, from the coding sequence ATGAACGCGCAGCAGCCTGAAGATGTCTACACCCATGGACACCACGAGTCGGTTGTCCGGGCCCACGCCTCACGGACGGTGGAAAATTCCGCCGCGTTCGTGATTCCGCATCTCACCCCGGGGACCTCAGTGCTCGACGTCGGGTGCGGACCGGGCAGTATCACCTGCGACTTCGCGGGGCTGGTTGCGCCCGGGCAAGTGATCGGCTTGGACCGGTCCGCGGACATCATCGCGCAAGCCACCGAGCTGGCTACCGATCGCGGCGTAGACAACGTGACGTTCCAGACCGGCAACATCTACGACCTCGATTTTGAGGACGAGTCCTTTGACCTCGTTCACGCGCACCAAGTACTCCAGCACCTGACGGACCCCGTGGCGGCCCTGCGGGAAATGCGCCGGGTGGCCAAGCCGGGGGCTATAGTTGCCGTTCGCGACGCAGACTTCCACGGCATGAGCTGGTACCCCGAAATCCCCGAGCTGGATGACTGGATGGAGCTTTACCAGAAGATCGCCCGCCGCAACGGTGCAGAACCCGACGCCGGACGTCGCCTGGTGTCGTGGGCCCACCAGGCGGGCTTCACCCAGGTGGCGCCCACCAGCAGCAACTGGCTCTACGCCACAGCCCAACAGCGCGCATGGCAATCCCGGGTGTGGAGCGAACGAGTGCTGCACTCAGCCTTCGCGGAGCAAGCTCTTGAGTACGGCTTCGCCAACGAGGCGGACCTCGCACGGATCGCCGCAGGCTGGCACCGTTGGGGAGCCACAGAGGACGGCTTCTTCCTCATTCCCAATGGCGAGGTGATCGCCCGGGCCTAG
- a CDS encoding nucleoside hydrolase: MTPARKKIILDCDPGHDDAVALLLAHGNPDIELLAVTTVVGNQTLEKVTRNALSVATIAGITGVPFAAGCDRPLVRTIETAPSIHGDSGMDGPEQPESAIELDPRHAVDLIIETVMAHEPGTVTLVPTAGLTNIAMAARKEPRIVERVKEVVLMGGGYHVGNWSAVAEFNIIIDPEAAHIVFNEKWPVVMVGLDLTHQALATDEVVQRIAKIGTKPAKFVMELMDFFQKTYKDAQGFDFPPVHDPCAVAYVIDPTVMTTRKVPVDIELQGKLTLGMTVADFRAPAPDDCHTSVAVDLDHKKFWDLVTDALERIGEPTLDGGADATAVAETVLVGEAK, translated from the coding sequence ATGACACCGGCACGCAAGAAGATCATTCTTGACTGCGACCCTGGCCATGACGACGCCGTGGCATTGCTGCTGGCACACGGCAACCCGGACATCGAGCTGCTCGCCGTGACCACCGTGGTGGGCAACCAGACCCTGGAAAAGGTCACCCGCAACGCCCTTTCAGTGGCCACGATTGCCGGCATCACCGGCGTCCCCTTCGCCGCAGGTTGCGACCGCCCCTTGGTCCGCACCATCGAAACAGCCCCCAGCATCCACGGTGATTCCGGCATGGACGGCCCGGAGCAGCCCGAGTCTGCAATCGAGCTGGACCCGCGCCACGCCGTCGACCTCATCATTGAAACCGTCATGGCACACGAGCCGGGCACGGTTACCCTGGTCCCCACAGCGGGCCTGACCAACATTGCGATGGCCGCCCGCAAGGAACCCCGCATTGTGGAGCGCGTGAAGGAAGTTGTCCTCATGGGCGGCGGTTACCACGTGGGTAACTGGAGCGCCGTAGCCGAGTTCAACATCATCATTGACCCCGAAGCCGCTCACATCGTTTTCAACGAGAAGTGGCCCGTGGTGATGGTGGGTCTGGACCTGACGCACCAGGCGCTGGCCACTGATGAAGTCGTCCAGCGGATCGCAAAAATCGGCACCAAGCCGGCCAAGTTCGTCATGGAACTCATGGACTTCTTCCAGAAGACGTACAAGGACGCCCAGGGCTTCGACTTCCCGCCGGTGCACGATCCCTGCGCTGTTGCCTATGTGATAGATCCCACCGTCATGACCACCCGCAAGGTCCCCGTGGACATCGAACTCCAAGGCAAGCTCACGCTCGGCATGACCGTGGCCGACTTCCGCGCGCCCGCGCCGGACGACTGCCACACCTCCGTGGCTGTGGACCTGGACCACAAGAAGTTCTGGGATCTGGTCACCGATGCTCTTGAACGGATCGGCGAACCAACGCTCGACGGCGGCGCTGACGCCACCGCTGTTGCAGAGACCGTTCTGGTTGGAGAGGCCAAATAA
- a CDS encoding LysE family transporter has protein sequence MQFSLWLALVGAGTLISFTPGAGAIFTMSNSLNSGFRRSIWGILGQQVALVIHIVIVALGVGVLVSNSPVIFNVIRYAGAAYLVYLGIRQFLHKPDLDKEKVDSQKNESALSMFQRGIWVNLLNPKAIVFFLAFMPQFIRPDQPLLQQYAVLTATVLFIDIMVMWFFFALAARSFQRFTHDQRGQTILNRIFGCLFVLVGILLAVIH, from the coding sequence GTGCAGTTTTCACTTTGGCTGGCCTTGGTTGGTGCCGGCACCCTGATCAGTTTCACTCCCGGCGCCGGCGCCATCTTCACCATGAGCAACTCGCTCAATTCCGGATTTCGGCGCTCCATCTGGGGCATCCTGGGCCAACAGGTAGCGTTGGTCATCCACATTGTGATCGTCGCTTTAGGCGTGGGCGTGCTGGTGTCCAACTCGCCGGTGATCTTCAACGTTATTCGCTACGCGGGCGCCGCGTACTTGGTGTACCTCGGCATCCGGCAGTTCCTGCACAAGCCGGACCTGGACAAAGAGAAGGTGGACAGCCAAAAGAACGAGTCGGCCTTGTCCATGTTCCAGCGAGGCATCTGGGTAAACCTGCTGAATCCGAAGGCAATCGTCTTCTTCCTGGCGTTCATGCCGCAGTTCATCAGGCCGGACCAGCCGTTGCTTCAGCAATATGCCGTGCTGACAGCCACGGTGCTGTTCATCGACATCATGGTGATGTGGTTCTTCTTCGCCCTTGCCGCCCGGTCCTTCCAGCGGTTTACCCACGACCAGCGCGGCCAAACCATCCTCAACCGCATCTTTGGCTGCCTGTTCGTCCTTGTGGGCATCCTGCTGGCAGTCATCCACTAA
- a CDS encoding YciI family protein: protein MKYMIMMFGSAEGMMETADPAWIQEMIGFMIQIDKDLTESGEMVFNAGLADGSTAKLVKQTPDGVITTDGPFAESKESLVGYWVVDVASEERAVEICSSIVKYAQVVELRAVQEAPPQEALPEV, encoded by the coding sequence ATGAAGTACATGATCATGATGTTCGGATCGGCCGAGGGCATGATGGAGACCGCAGACCCCGCATGGATCCAGGAAATGATCGGGTTCATGATCCAGATCGACAAGGACCTCACCGAGTCCGGGGAAATGGTGTTCAACGCCGGTCTGGCCGACGGCAGCACCGCGAAGCTGGTCAAGCAGACCCCCGACGGTGTGATCACCACGGACGGGCCGTTCGCCGAATCGAAGGAATCGCTGGTGGGTTACTGGGTGGTTGATGTGGCCAGCGAGGAGCGCGCGGTGGAGATTTGTTCCAGCATTGTGAAGTACGCGCAGGTGGTTGAGCTCCGTGCAGTCCAGGAAGCGCCGCCGCAGGAAGCCCTGCCGGAGGTTTAG
- a CDS encoding aldo/keto reductase — translation MEQRILGKTGRPVSTIGLGTWQLGADWGSVTEEDAFAVLEASVEGGVTFFDTADVYGDGRSEQFIGRFLRAHPDLNITVATKMGRRVDQVHENYTLKNFREWTDRSRRNLQQDTLDLVQLHCPPTSVYSNDEVYDALDTLVSEGAIRNYGVSVERTDEALEAIKRGNTASVQIILNAFRLKPLDEVLPAAKEANVGIIARVPLASGLLSGKYAPDTEFPEDDHRNYNRDGSSFDVGETFSGVDFATGVKAAQEFSGLVPDGVSTAQAALAWVIAQDGVTSVIPGARSASQAAANAEAGGLQSVGADLAGGVRDIYDSYFREAIHPRW, via the coding sequence ATGGAACAGCGCATACTTGGCAAGACCGGCCGGCCCGTCTCCACCATCGGACTTGGCACATGGCAACTCGGAGCCGATTGGGGTTCCGTCACGGAAGAGGACGCTTTTGCCGTTCTTGAAGCCTCGGTGGAAGGCGGCGTGACTTTCTTCGACACCGCGGACGTCTACGGTGACGGCCGCAGCGAGCAGTTCATTGGACGCTTCCTCCGCGCCCACCCGGACCTGAACATCACCGTGGCCACCAAGATGGGCCGCCGCGTGGATCAAGTCCACGAGAATTACACCCTTAAGAACTTCCGGGAATGGACCGACCGTTCCCGGCGCAACCTCCAGCAGGACACCCTGGATCTGGTCCAGCTGCACTGCCCTCCCACGTCCGTCTACAGCAACGACGAAGTCTACGATGCCCTGGACACCCTGGTCAGCGAGGGCGCCATCCGCAACTACGGCGTCAGCGTCGAGCGGACCGATGAAGCCCTCGAAGCCATCAAGCGCGGGAACACCGCATCCGTGCAGATCATCCTCAACGCCTTCCGGCTTAAACCCCTGGACGAGGTTCTGCCCGCAGCCAAGGAAGCAAACGTAGGGATCATTGCCCGGGTTCCATTGGCCTCCGGTTTGCTGTCCGGAAAGTACGCCCCGGACACCGAGTTCCCCGAAGACGACCACCGCAACTACAACCGGGATGGTTCCTCCTTCGACGTCGGCGAGACGTTCTCGGGCGTGGACTTCGCAACCGGGGTGAAGGCCGCGCAGGAGTTCAGCGGTTTAGTGCCCGACGGCGTCAGCACCGCCCAAGCGGCCCTCGCCTGGGTGATCGCCCAAGACGGTGTCACCTCGGTCATTCCCGGTGCGCGCTCCGCCTCACAGGCAGCGGCGAACGCCGAGGCGGGTGGGCTGCAATCCGTAGGAGCAGACCTGGCCGGCGGGGTGCGGGACATCTATGACAGCTACTTCCGCGAAGCGATCCACCCGCGCTGGTAG
- a CDS encoding RNA polymerase sigma factor, with the protein MDPSPATRIEDLLRSLAPQVLGVLARTHGQFDACEDAVQEALLEASVQWPTSMPDNPRAWLMTVANRRLVDMFRSERARRSREERVMAMDLQAGPAAEADDTLTLMFLCCHPALSAASQLALTLRAVGGLTTAEIASAFMVPEATMGQRISRAKQGIQKAGATFSMPPPSERKARLGVVLHVLYLIFNEGYAASSGPSLQREELTTEAIRVARLLVAVAPRELEAAGLLALMLLTDSRRAARTLPDGTPVPLAEQDRSLWNRGQIQEGIALLSSVLGRGAAGPYQLQAAIAAVHAEATSGDETDWPQILALYTVLEAVAPSPVVTLNRAVAVAMAQGPAEGLELLAGLDSALGRSHRLDAVRGHLLEMSGSFAEARAAYLSAAKKTGSLPERKYLMGKVALMDQP; encoded by the coding sequence CTGGACCCGTCACCGGCCACACGCATCGAGGACCTGCTGCGCAGTTTGGCGCCGCAGGTCCTTGGCGTGCTGGCCAGGACGCACGGTCAATTCGATGCTTGCGAGGACGCAGTCCAGGAAGCACTCCTTGAGGCCTCCGTTCAGTGGCCAACCTCCATGCCGGACAACCCGAGGGCTTGGTTGATGACGGTGGCCAACCGCCGCTTGGTGGACATGTTTCGCAGCGAAAGGGCCCGACGATCCCGTGAGGAACGCGTCATGGCCATGGACCTCCAGGCCGGCCCGGCCGCGGAGGCAGACGACACCCTCACCCTCATGTTCCTCTGCTGCCACCCTGCACTGTCAGCGGCTTCGCAACTGGCCTTGACGCTCCGCGCAGTTGGAGGACTCACGACGGCGGAAATCGCCTCCGCTTTCATGGTCCCCGAAGCCACCATGGGACAACGCATCAGCCGCGCTAAACAGGGGATCCAGAAAGCCGGAGCCACCTTCAGCATGCCGCCGCCTTCCGAGCGCAAGGCGAGGCTCGGCGTCGTACTTCACGTCCTGTACCTGATTTTCAACGAAGGTTACGCGGCAAGCTCGGGTCCGTCCCTGCAGCGCGAGGAGCTCACCACTGAGGCCATCCGCGTGGCGCGTCTGTTGGTGGCCGTCGCGCCGCGTGAGCTCGAAGCCGCCGGCCTGCTGGCTCTGATGCTGCTCACCGATTCCCGGCGCGCAGCCCGGACACTGCCGGACGGGACACCGGTGCCGTTGGCAGAGCAGGACCGGAGCCTGTGGAATCGGGGACAAATCCAAGAGGGCATCGCGCTGTTGTCCTCCGTTCTGGGGCGTGGAGCGGCAGGGCCGTATCAACTGCAGGCAGCCATCGCCGCTGTGCATGCGGAGGCGACCTCCGGCGACGAGACCGATTGGCCACAGATACTCGCGCTGTACACAGTCCTTGAAGCCGTGGCACCCAGCCCCGTGGTAACCCTCAACCGCGCGGTTGCCGTGGCCATGGCGCAGGGGCCGGCCGAGGGTCTGGAGTTGCTGGCTGGACTGGATTCTGCGCTCGGGAGGTCGCACCGCCTGGACGCCGTGCGAGGCCACTTACTGGAAATGTCCGGCTCCTTCGCCGAAGCCCGCGCAGCGTACCTTTCCGCCGCCAAAAAAACCGGAAGCCTGCCGGAACGGAAGTACCTCATGGGAAAAGTAGCGCTGATGGATCAGCCATAA
- a CDS encoding LacI family DNA-binding transcriptional regulator, whose product MESLDQRRGRAPRSPRVTAAMVAARAGVSTATVSLVANGKTQGRVSDDNISRVRSAIAELGYVVDSIGSSLARGVSSIVILVTPDVSNPFFANVIAGVRESLGSQYQLLLSVTDAGESPQAHDVRKLLALRPAGLLVGAPSAEFLEDLSAAGPLVLLDAPGLESYAPSVNLDVAQGARELARHLAASGHSKAAYMDGVTGTTTFQLRREAFLAEAATCGLSVADGHVISTPIDVGAAAAAFAEAWPQWQRQGVTAVVCGTDTHAYGVLQEARVEGVRIPEELAVAGFDDLPYSATSNPSLTSVHLPATPLGRKAGEQLRGLMEGLPLEEPHVTLESTLVVRGSTSLS is encoded by the coding sequence ATGGAATCCCTGGATCAGCGCCGCGGCCGCGCGCCCCGTTCGCCTCGCGTGACGGCCGCGATGGTGGCTGCCCGCGCAGGGGTTTCCACGGCCACCGTCTCCCTGGTTGCCAATGGCAAAACCCAGGGCCGCGTGTCTGATGACAACATTTCCCGGGTGCGGTCTGCCATTGCCGAGCTCGGTTATGTGGTGGACAGCATTGGAAGTTCCTTGGCCCGGGGTGTCAGCTCCATTGTCATTTTGGTAACCCCGGACGTATCCAATCCATTCTTTGCCAACGTTATTGCGGGCGTCCGGGAGTCCCTTGGCTCCCAGTATCAGCTGCTGCTTTCCGTGACCGACGCCGGTGAATCACCCCAGGCCCATGACGTCCGCAAGTTGCTGGCACTCCGCCCGGCCGGCCTGCTGGTGGGCGCCCCCAGTGCCGAGTTCCTGGAAGATTTGTCTGCAGCGGGACCCCTGGTGCTGCTGGATGCCCCGGGCCTGGAGTCCTACGCTCCCTCGGTGAACCTCGATGTTGCCCAGGGCGCGCGGGAACTTGCCCGGCATCTGGCCGCTTCCGGTCATAGCAAGGCGGCTTACATGGACGGCGTCACTGGCACAACAACCTTCCAGCTGCGACGCGAAGCATTCTTGGCCGAGGCTGCCACATGTGGACTCTCGGTGGCTGACGGGCACGTCATCAGCACCCCAATCGACGTTGGTGCCGCCGCCGCCGCCTTCGCCGAAGCGTGGCCGCAGTGGCAGCGCCAGGGAGTGACCGCCGTCGTCTGCGGTACCGATACGCATGCCTACGGCGTGCTGCAGGAAGCCCGCGTAGAAGGTGTCCGGATTCCTGAAGAGCTGGCTGTGGCAGGATTCGATGATCTTCCCTACTCGGCCACCAGCAACCCCAGCCTCACCAGCGTGCACCTGCCCGCGACGCCCCTGGGACGCAAGGCGGGGGAGCAGCTCCGGGGACTCATGGAAGGCCTGCCGCTGGAGGAACCGCACGTGACGCTGGAGAGCACTCTTGTGGTGCGGGGATCTACGTCGCTTAGCTAG
- a CDS encoding DNA polymerase IV encodes MGQTGAVSGIPWVLHVDLDQFIAAVEVLRRPELAGKPIIVGGRGDPTERAVVSTASYEARAFGVGSGMPLRIAARRVPDAIILPVDQEAYLAASETVMATLRAQPGATVQVLGWDEAFVGVTTEDPEAFARQIQKAVLEQTRLHCSVGIGDTLVRAKNATDFGKPAGIFRLTKENWLDVMGSKPTRELWGVGSKVSQRLAKHHITTVAELAACNPQDLVPEFGPKMGPWYAELGRGDGASVVDDTPWVARGHSRETTYQENLTEPSQIQDAVKELTAHVLEDVAAEGRPVIGLTLKVRYAPFLTKTYARKIPESFNREEVLAQALELTGKIEPDRPIRLLGLRAEMPMPEEARKGHTPTRSGW; translated from the coding sequence ATGGGGCAAACTGGTGCCGTGAGCGGAATCCCTTGGGTACTTCACGTTGATCTGGACCAGTTCATTGCGGCCGTCGAGGTCCTTCGTCGGCCTGAACTCGCGGGCAAGCCCATCATTGTGGGCGGCAGGGGAGATCCCACCGAACGGGCTGTGGTGTCCACCGCCTCCTACGAAGCGCGGGCGTTCGGCGTCGGCTCCGGAATGCCGCTGAGGATCGCGGCCCGCAGAGTGCCCGATGCCATCATTCTGCCGGTGGACCAAGAGGCGTATCTTGCAGCATCCGAAACCGTGATGGCCACCCTTCGCGCGCAGCCGGGGGCCACGGTTCAGGTCCTTGGTTGGGATGAGGCCTTCGTCGGCGTGACAACGGAGGACCCGGAAGCCTTTGCCCGGCAGATACAGAAAGCTGTCCTTGAGCAAACCCGGCTGCACTGCAGCGTTGGAATTGGGGACACTTTGGTCCGGGCTAAGAATGCTACGGATTTTGGGAAACCGGCCGGCATCTTTCGGCTGACCAAGGAGAACTGGCTGGACGTCATGGGCAGCAAGCCCACCAGGGAGCTGTGGGGCGTTGGAAGCAAAGTGTCGCAACGGTTGGCGAAGCACCACATCACCACTGTTGCTGAACTGGCCGCATGCAATCCCCAGGATCTTGTCCCGGAGTTCGGCCCCAAGATGGGCCCCTGGTACGCGGAACTGGGGCGGGGAGATGGTGCCAGCGTGGTGGACGATACGCCTTGGGTGGCCCGCGGACACAGCCGCGAGACCACCTACCAGGAGAACCTCACCGAGCCCTCCCAAATCCAGGATGCCGTGAAGGAATTGACGGCTCACGTCCTTGAGGATGTGGCAGCGGAGGGCCGTCCGGTGATCGGTTTGACCCTGAAAGTCCGCTACGCACCCTTTCTGACCAAAACCTACGCGAGGAAGATTCCCGAGTCATTCAACAGGGAAGAGGTCCTCGCGCAGGCCTTGGAACTCACCGGAAAAATCGAACCGGATCGCCCTATCCGGCTTCTCGGTTTGCGTGCAGAAATGCCCATGCCCGAGGAAGCCCGCAAGGGACACACGCCCACGCGCAGCGGCTGGTAA
- a CDS encoding MMPL family transporter, with the protein MNSQKVPFWLRWLIPVVLVITWLGIAGIGGPTFGRLEEVSSNDQASFLPAGAEATEAGDWQAKFRDSEEIPAIVIVESDSPFTPAQLGEAAQLKTGIEALKLGSAVVGPIPSEDGKAVQFVVPMASSDELREKVQELRDVVQPGAPDGMKAFVTGPAGLTADLVNAFGGIDGILLLVALGAVFVILLLVYRSVVLPLAVLLTSVFALCAAILLVFGMAKAGWIQLNGQSQGILSILVIGAATDYALLYVARFREALTHTTNRTQAVMTAWKASFEPILASGATVIIALLCLLFSDLNSNKALGPVAAAGIVCSLFAALTLLPAFMALLGRAAFWPFRPKLLPDDEREPEILTGLEGQKGLWRATGRLVSKRPRVVWVASVLLLLAASTGLMQLKANGVPQTDVILSASDAVDGQDALARHFDAGSGSPAVVVASEGSAQQVLDKVKAADGVGDAYLLADGNVPITGAPGTPAEPAVREGRVLINATLNSAADSIEAEEAVKSLRVAVKEVDAGALVGGVTATALDTNTTAQRDLVVIIPIVLVVILFILMLLLRSVVAPVLLVLSVVLSYGAAMGVSAWVFNGVFGFSGADATVPLFGFVFLVALGVDYNIFLMSRVREESLKHGTRPGILRGLAVTGGVITSAGVVLAATFAALGVIPIMFLVQLAFIVAFGVLLDTVLVRSLLVPALAYDIGSKIWWPGKLARESSLPAAAPREEEEASVGR; encoded by the coding sequence ATGAACTCGCAGAAGGTACCGTTCTGGCTGCGCTGGCTGATACCCGTGGTACTGGTCATCACATGGCTGGGCATCGCAGGAATCGGCGGCCCCACGTTCGGTCGATTGGAAGAGGTTTCTTCCAACGATCAAGCCTCTTTCCTTCCAGCCGGCGCTGAAGCCACGGAAGCCGGGGATTGGCAGGCGAAGTTCCGGGACTCTGAAGAGATTCCGGCAATCGTCATCGTTGAGAGCGACTCTCCCTTCACCCCTGCGCAGCTGGGCGAAGCAGCCCAGCTGAAAACCGGGATTGAGGCGCTTAAGCTGGGCAGCGCCGTCGTCGGACCCATCCCGTCCGAAGACGGCAAGGCCGTTCAGTTTGTGGTTCCCATGGCGTCCTCGGATGAGTTGCGCGAGAAAGTCCAGGAGCTGCGCGATGTAGTGCAGCCCGGCGCACCTGATGGCATGAAGGCCTTTGTCACGGGTCCGGCAGGCTTGACCGCCGACCTCGTCAACGCCTTCGGCGGGATTGACGGCATCCTGTTGCTGGTTGCCCTCGGAGCCGTGTTCGTAATTCTTCTGCTGGTCTACCGTTCAGTGGTATTGCCCTTGGCGGTGCTGTTGACCTCGGTTTTCGCCCTGTGTGCCGCGATTTTGTTGGTGTTCGGAATGGCCAAGGCCGGCTGGATCCAGCTGAACGGCCAGAGCCAAGGCATCCTCTCCATCCTGGTAATCGGTGCCGCCACCGATTACGCCCTGCTGTACGTGGCCCGGTTCCGGGAGGCGCTCACGCACACCACCAACCGCACGCAGGCTGTGATGACGGCATGGAAGGCATCCTTCGAGCCGATCCTCGCCTCCGGCGCCACCGTTATCATTGCCCTGCTCTGCCTGCTGTTTTCCGATCTGAATTCCAACAAGGCGCTGGGGCCGGTAGCCGCGGCCGGTATTGTTTGCTCGCTGTTTGCGGCGCTGACCTTGTTGCCGGCCTTCATGGCGTTGCTGGGCCGCGCCGCCTTCTGGCCCTTCCGGCCCAAGCTGCTGCCCGACGACGAACGCGAACCTGAGATTCTCACCGGCCTTGAGGGGCAGAAGGGTCTGTGGCGCGCCACGGGTCGTCTGGTCTCCAAGCGGCCGCGCGTTGTGTGGGTGGCTTCGGTCCTGCTCCTTCTTGCAGCTTCCACCGGCCTGATGCAGTTGAAGGCCAACGGGGTCCCGCAAACGGACGTCATTCTTTCCGCGTCCGACGCCGTAGACGGCCAGGATGCGCTGGCGCGGCACTTCGACGCCGGCAGCGGCAGCCCCGCCGTCGTGGTGGCCTCGGAAGGTTCCGCGCAGCAGGTGCTGGACAAGGTCAAAGCGGCCGACGGCGTGGGTGACGCCTACCTGCTTGCTGACGGAAACGTTCCCATCACCGGCGCCCCCGGCACTCCCGCTGAGCCTGCCGTTCGCGAAGGCCGGGTGTTGATTAATGCGACCCTGAACTCCGCCGCTGACTCGATTGAAGCCGAAGAAGCGGTGAAGTCGCTGCGGGTAGCCGTCAAAGAGGTCGATGCCGGCGCTCTGGTGGGTGGCGTCACAGCCACCGCGTTGGATACCAACACCACTGCCCAACGCGACCTGGTGGTGATCATCCCGATCGTGCTGGTGGTCATCCTCTTCATCCTTATGCTCCTGCTGCGATCGGTAGTGGCACCGGTGCTGCTGGTCCTCTCCGTTGTGCTCTCCTACGGGGCCGCCATGGGTGTCTCCGCCTGGGTGTTCAACGGCGTCTTCGGATTCTCCGGCGCCGACGCCACAGTGCCGCTGTTCGGCTTTGTGTTCCTGGTGGCCCTGGGCGTGGACTACAACATCTTCCTGATGAGCCGTGTCCGTGAAGAGTCGCTGAAACATGGGACGCGTCCGGGAATCCTGCGGGGATTGGCCGTCACCGGCGGCGTTATTACCTCGGCCGGGGTGGTGCTGGCCGCTACCTTCGCCGCGCTTGGTGTCATCCCCATCATGTTCCTGGTGCAGCTGGCCTTCATTGTGGCCTTCGGCGTGCTGCTGGATACCGTACTGGTGCGCTCGCTGTTGGTTCCCGCCCTTGCCTACGACATTGGCAGCAAGATCTGGTGGCCGGGGAAGCTGGCGCGTGAATCTTCGTTGCCTGCGGCAGCACCCCGCGAGGAGGAAGAAGCGTCGGTGGGACGGTAG
- a CDS encoding MarR family winged helix-turn-helix transcriptional regulator, protein MSKPTDPRPGGYPGGRPNNAAPQELVRLLQDFTLEANHYVDAAGGRNDMHRTDLNALAVIMRHTAAGKVVTPGVLRSELRLSSPATTALVDRLHASGHVVRERLGSDRRQVQLQMTPKAYRDGSAMFMPLAMRMGKAMAAYSAEELELVTRFMTDMVEATLAAREEATQSGTPHST, encoded by the coding sequence ATGTCCAAACCCACAGACCCGCGCCCCGGCGGATACCCCGGAGGCCGCCCGAACAACGCCGCTCCGCAAGAACTCGTGCGCCTCCTCCAGGACTTCACCCTCGAAGCCAACCACTATGTGGACGCAGCGGGCGGCCGTAATGACATGCACCGCACGGACCTGAACGCGCTGGCCGTGATCATGCGCCATACTGCTGCGGGCAAGGTGGTCACACCGGGCGTCCTACGCTCCGAACTCAGGCTCAGCTCCCCCGCCACCACCGCACTGGTTGACCGCCTGCACGCGTCCGGACACGTGGTCCGCGAACGGCTCGGCTCGGACCGGCGCCAGGTCCAGTTGCAGATGACACCCAAGGCGTACCGGGACGGAAGCGCCATGTTCATGCCGCTCGCCATGCGCATGGGCAAAGCGATGGCCGCATACAGTGCCGAGGAACTGGAGCTTGTGACGCGCTTCATGACGGACATGGTGGAGGCAACCCTCGCCGCCCGCGAGGAAGCCACCCAAAGCGGCACACCGCATTCCACCTGA